In Plantibacter sp. PA-3-X8, one DNA window encodes the following:
- a CDS encoding zinc-dependent alcohol dehydrogenase family protein, whose translation MRAVVMHSPGDVRVEDRPNPTIVDPTDAVVRLTATCICGSDLWPYRGVEPVDHTNMGHEYVGVVEQVGEDVRTVAVGDFVVGSFVTSDNTCEICHAGYQSKCVHAEFVSVAAGTQAQLARIPHADGTLVATPGQPDAELIPSLLAASDVLGTGWFAAVAAEVGPGKTVVVVGDGAVGLMGVLAARELGAERIIAMSRHADRQALAREFGATDIVEERGAEGVARIKELTGGLGAHSVIEAVGTEESMLQAIRSTRGGGHVGFVGVAHEGVSLPLDELFFAEVHLHGGPAPVRRFLPELIRMIWDRRIDPGKVFDLTLPLEDAAEGYLAMDERRAIKVLLTL comes from the coding sequence ATGCGCGCAGTCGTCATGCACTCGCCCGGCGACGTCCGGGTCGAGGACCGTCCGAACCCCACCATCGTCGACCCGACCGACGCCGTCGTCCGGCTCACGGCGACCTGCATCTGCGGGTCCGACCTGTGGCCGTACCGCGGCGTCGAGCCCGTCGACCACACGAACATGGGGCACGAGTACGTCGGCGTCGTCGAGCAGGTCGGCGAGGACGTGCGGACGGTCGCCGTCGGCGACTTCGTCGTGGGCTCCTTCGTGACCTCCGACAACACCTGTGAGATCTGTCACGCGGGGTACCAGTCGAAGTGCGTGCACGCCGAGTTCGTGTCGGTCGCCGCGGGCACGCAGGCTCAGCTCGCACGCATCCCCCACGCCGACGGCACACTCGTGGCGACCCCCGGGCAGCCGGACGCGGAGCTCATCCCCTCGCTGCTCGCCGCGTCCGACGTGCTCGGGACGGGCTGGTTCGCCGCGGTCGCCGCCGAGGTGGGGCCGGGGAAGACGGTCGTGGTCGTCGGTGACGGGGCCGTCGGGCTCATGGGCGTCCTCGCGGCCCGGGAGCTCGGGGCGGAACGCATCATCGCGATGTCGCGTCACGCCGACCGGCAGGCGCTCGCCCGTGAGTTCGGTGCGACCGACATCGTCGAGGAGCGCGGCGCCGAGGGTGTCGCACGGATCAAGGAGCTGACCGGCGGTCTCGGCGCGCACAGCGTCATCGAGGCGGTCGGCACCGAGGAGTCCATGCTGCAGGCGATCCGCTCCACTCGCGGTGGCGGCCACGTCGGCTTCGTCGGCGTCGCCCACGAGGGTGTCTCGCTGCCGCTCGACGAGCTCTTCTTCGCCGAGGTGCACCTGCACGGTGGGCCGGCGCCGGTGCGACGGTTCCTCCCCGAGCTCATCCGAATGATCTGGGATCGGAGGATCGACCCGGGGAAGGTCTTCGACCTCACGCTGCCGCTCGAGGACGCGGCCGAGGGCTACCTGGCCATGGACGAGCGCCGTGCGATCAAGGTGCTGTTGACGCTGTGA
- a CDS encoding MFS transporter: MPWFALAALAAMGFVLVAAETMPAGLLPVIARDLDTSEGLIGQFISVWALGTVIVTVPALALTRGMRRKPLLLGAIVGLILANTATAVAGDVVVALVSRFVAGAFCGVIWGMLAAYGRRISPPDRGGLALSIVSVGAPAGLALGTPLGAWLGTAFDWRWAFGGLTVLALVVLVSIAVFVPDAAGQPRSARLPLRRVLVLPGVAVVLAVIVVWMLAHNTVYTYISPFLRASGTGLGADLVLLVYGVASIAGIGLTAALIDRAPRALLHVSVATFVVAGALLLLGHASIVAVLIATVLWGLAFGGSSAQLQSALTRSGREHSDVANSFLPVAFNLAIFAGGVLGALLLGTFDGLILPVVMIALGLAALLLTAVGRRSAFTAG; the protein is encoded by the coding sequence ATGCCCTGGTTCGCACTGGCGGCCCTCGCCGCGATGGGGTTCGTCCTCGTGGCCGCGGAGACGATGCCGGCCGGGCTCCTCCCGGTCATCGCCCGGGATCTCGACACGAGCGAGGGCCTGATCGGTCAGTTCATCAGTGTGTGGGCGCTCGGGACCGTGATCGTGACGGTCCCGGCGCTCGCCCTCACCCGTGGCATGCGTCGCAAGCCACTCCTCCTCGGCGCGATCGTCGGGCTGATCCTCGCGAACACCGCGACCGCGGTCGCGGGGGACGTCGTCGTCGCGCTGGTGTCGCGGTTCGTCGCCGGTGCGTTCTGCGGGGTGATCTGGGGCATGCTCGCCGCCTACGGGCGTCGCATCAGCCCGCCCGACCGTGGAGGCCTCGCACTGTCGATCGTGTCCGTCGGAGCGCCCGCCGGGTTGGCGCTCGGGACACCGCTCGGCGCCTGGCTGGGCACCGCGTTCGACTGGCGCTGGGCGTTCGGAGGACTCACGGTGCTCGCGCTCGTCGTGCTCGTGTCCATCGCTGTGTTCGTACCCGACGCGGCAGGGCAGCCTCGCTCGGCACGGCTCCCGCTTCGGCGGGTGCTCGTCCTGCCCGGTGTCGCGGTCGTCCTGGCGGTGATCGTCGTCTGGATGCTGGCTCACAACACCGTCTACACCTACATCTCGCCGTTCCTTCGGGCTTCGGGCACGGGGCTCGGGGCCGATCTCGTGCTGCTCGTCTACGGCGTCGCGTCCATCGCGGGCATCGGTCTCACGGCGGCGCTCATCGACCGGGCTCCGCGCGCGCTGCTCCACGTGAGCGTCGCGACGTTCGTCGTGGCGGGCGCGCTACTCCTGCTCGGCCACGCGTCGATCGTCGCCGTCCTCATTGCGACTGTCCTGTGGGGGCTGGCGTTCGGTGGCTCCTCCGCCCAGCTGCAGTCGGCACTCACCCGATCGGGACGCGAGCACTCGGACGTCGCGAACTCCTTCCTGCCCGTCGCGTTCAATCTCGCGATCTTCGCCGGCGGTGTCCTCGGGGCTCTCCTCCTCGGCACCTTCGACGGGCTGATCCTCCCGGTCGTCATGATCGCCCTCGGACTCGCTGCGCTGCTGCTCACGGCCGTGGGACGCCGCTCGGCCTTCACCGCGGGGTGA
- a CDS encoding AarF/ABC1/UbiB kinase family protein, with protein MLTDALTIVLAVVSALLLGFAARRVLDAPVGWPRSILVGLVVFVTGPPFVNWLLQQTGLVQPGEAGDARAAFAAIAVALLAIGWIFALGLGVLVAIEVIIPTRPLMNPIDVVRSAIKRRRRTRRYLQILTIASRHGAGWLVHGRSRVQLELTTSEQRANAIIATINDSGVTFVKLGQVLSTRRDLVPEPYLSALASLQSEATTLPWHEVQVVIETELGAPIDTVFASIDSEPLAAASVAQVHTAELLDGTPVVVKVQRPAARVQVEADADIVVRLAERAETHTKFGQDLRLASVARAFTSTLLEELDYRIEARNVEMIRSTLKRREERDEGVRITVPRVYPAASGARLLTMDLVDGLPLSRARDRIATIPKEERETLATGLMEVVLEQILVHGVFHADLHPGNVILREDGSLGLIDFGAVGVIERSQRQRLTAVMLATVSEDDIAATDALLLIVDLPEDADLDALRHDVGIVITTERHRPGGDGSIFSRLLDVIRQHHIALPGDLAAAFRSFATLEGCLKALDPDFDMFEQALPMVPRLLRRSQSIRQTAVTLQAQAAVTAALARNLPRRLDSLLSGLEDGTVGVTLKGFADEPAKGLVEGVTAEIVGTLISIAALVIAVVLVVTGAGPVLPGGLRVFDLIAAFIGFLGFLGLLRVLRQTVVRRGR; from the coding sequence ATGCTGACTGACGCACTCACCATCGTCCTGGCGGTCGTGTCGGCACTGCTCCTCGGATTCGCCGCGCGGCGGGTGCTCGACGCCCCGGTCGGATGGCCGCGCAGCATCCTCGTCGGGCTCGTCGTGTTCGTCACCGGCCCACCGTTCGTGAACTGGCTGCTGCAACAGACCGGCCTGGTCCAGCCTGGTGAGGCCGGAGATGCTCGAGCGGCCTTCGCAGCGATCGCCGTGGCGCTCCTCGCGATCGGTTGGATCTTCGCGCTCGGCCTCGGTGTCCTCGTCGCCATCGAGGTCATCATCCCGACCCGGCCGCTGATGAACCCGATCGACGTCGTCCGCTCGGCGATCAAACGACGGCGACGGACGAGGCGATACCTGCAGATCCTCACCATCGCGTCACGGCACGGCGCGGGCTGGCTCGTGCACGGCCGATCCCGCGTCCAACTCGAACTCACCACGAGTGAGCAGCGCGCCAACGCGATCATCGCAACGATCAACGACTCGGGCGTCACCTTCGTGAAGCTCGGACAGGTGCTCTCGACGAGACGCGACCTGGTGCCCGAGCCGTACCTCAGTGCCCTCGCGTCGCTGCAGTCCGAAGCGACCACGCTGCCCTGGCACGAGGTCCAGGTCGTCATCGAGACGGAACTCGGTGCTCCCATCGACACCGTGTTCGCGTCGATCGACTCCGAACCGCTCGCGGCCGCGTCCGTCGCGCAGGTGCACACCGCCGAGCTGCTCGACGGTACCCCCGTGGTCGTGAAGGTCCAGCGACCGGCCGCTCGGGTGCAGGTCGAGGCCGACGCCGACATCGTCGTCCGCCTCGCCGAGCGCGCTGAGACGCACACCAAGTTCGGGCAGGACCTCCGCCTCGCGTCCGTCGCGCGCGCCTTCACCTCGACGCTGCTCGAAGAGCTCGACTACCGGATCGAAGCCCGCAACGTGGAGATGATCCGCAGCACCTTGAAGCGTCGCGAGGAGCGCGACGAGGGCGTCCGGATCACGGTGCCGCGCGTCTATCCGGCGGCCTCCGGCGCCCGCCTGCTCACCATGGACCTCGTCGACGGGTTGCCGCTCAGTCGAGCGCGGGACCGGATCGCGACCATCCCCAAGGAGGAACGCGAGACCCTCGCGACCGGCCTCATGGAGGTCGTGCTCGAACAGATCCTCGTGCACGGGGTCTTCCACGCCGACCTCCACCCGGGCAACGTCATCCTCCGCGAGGACGGGTCGCTCGGGCTGATCGACTTCGGGGCCGTCGGCGTCATCGAGCGCAGCCAGCGGCAGCGGCTCACCGCGGTGATGCTCGCGACCGTCAGCGAGGACGACATCGCGGCGACCGACGCCCTCCTGCTCATCGTCGACCTGCCTGAGGACGCCGACCTCGACGCCCTCCGCCACGACGTGGGCATCGTCATCACGACCGAGCGCCACCGCCCCGGTGGCGACGGCTCGATCTTCAGCCGACTCCTCGACGTCATCCGGCAGCACCACATCGCGCTCCCCGGCGACCTCGCCGCCGCGTTCCGCAGTTTCGCGACCCTCGAAGGGTGCCTCAAAGCGCTCGACCCCGACTTCGACATGTTCGAACAGGCCCTCCCGATGGTCCCGCGGCTCCTCCGCCGCTCGCAGTCCATCCGGCAGACGGCGGTCACCCTGCAGGCGCAGGCCGCCGTCACCGCCGCGTTGGCCCGCAACCTCCCACGTCGACTGGACTCGCTGCTGTCCGGACTCGAGGACGGGACCGTCGGCGTGACGCTGAAGGGCTTCGCCGACGAACCGGCGAAGGGGCTCGTGGAAGGCGTGACCGCTGAGATCGTCGGAACCCTGATCTCGATCGCCGCCCTGGTGATCGCCGTGGTCCTCGTCGTCACCGGTGCCGGCCCGGTCCTCCCCGGCGGCCTACGGGTGTTCGATCTCATCGCGGCGTTCATCGGGTTCCTCGGCTTCCTGGGGCTGCTGCGCGTCCTGCGGCAGACCGTCGTCCGCAGGGGTCGGTGA
- a CDS encoding APC family permease, with protein MSDPRLQRRLGTSAAVFIGLGSMMGAGVFAVFQPAAQVAGAGLLIGLVIAAVVACCNAMSSAQLAAQLPSAGGTYLYGRELIGPWWGFAAGWSFVVGKTASAAAMAVAFAAYAAPAEWSRPVAAVAVAAVVVTNCLGVTRTATATRVIVVAVLLVLAVVVGSGIVGPEAGSTGVASLGFDASPLAVLQSAGLLFFAFAGYARIATLGEEVRDPAKTIPRAIGIAFVVAVVVYVAVAVVSLLTLGADGLASSARPLAAVVETNGWPWAATLVRLGAAAACLGALLAVFAGIGRTAFAMARTGDLPRALDAVHPRFATPYRAELLVGAVVIVLVLLVDLRSAIGFSSFGVLLYYVVANVAAYRQTREHRRYPRAVSVFGAVGCVVLMFTLPPTSVIVGTVVVLLGFAGRAMLAPRQAR; from the coding sequence GTGAGCGACCCCCGACTGCAGCGACGCCTGGGCACGAGCGCCGCGGTGTTCATCGGCCTGGGCTCGATGATGGGCGCCGGGGTCTTCGCGGTGTTCCAGCCGGCGGCGCAGGTCGCCGGCGCGGGACTCCTCATCGGGCTCGTGATCGCCGCGGTCGTCGCCTGCTGCAACGCGATGTCCTCCGCGCAACTCGCCGCGCAACTCCCCTCGGCTGGCGGCACCTACCTCTACGGCCGCGAACTCATCGGGCCGTGGTGGGGCTTCGCCGCCGGATGGAGCTTCGTGGTGGGCAAGACCGCGAGCGCCGCAGCCATGGCGGTCGCCTTCGCGGCGTATGCGGCACCGGCCGAGTGGAGTCGTCCGGTCGCCGCGGTCGCGGTCGCCGCGGTGGTCGTGACCAACTGCCTCGGGGTCACCCGCACCGCGACCGCGACCCGGGTGATCGTGGTGGCCGTCCTCCTGGTGCTCGCCGTGGTCGTCGGTTCAGGCATCGTCGGGCCGGAGGCCGGTTCGACGGGGGTCGCGTCGCTCGGGTTCGACGCCAGCCCGCTCGCCGTGCTGCAGTCGGCGGGGCTGCTGTTCTTCGCCTTCGCCGGGTACGCGCGGATCGCGACCCTGGGCGAGGAGGTCCGCGACCCGGCCAAGACGATCCCCCGCGCCATCGGGATCGCCTTCGTCGTCGCCGTGGTCGTCTACGTGGCCGTCGCCGTCGTGTCGTTGCTCACGCTCGGCGCGGACGGCCTCGCGTCCAGTGCGCGACCGTTGGCCGCGGTGGTGGAGACGAACGGGTGGCCGTGGGCTGCGACGCTGGTGCGACTCGGTGCGGCGGCGGCCTGTCTGGGGGCGCTCCTCGCGGTGTTCGCGGGCATCGGCCGGACCGCCTTCGCGATGGCGAGGACCGGCGACCTGCCGCGCGCCCTCGACGCGGTGCACCCGCGCTTCGCGACCCCCTACCGCGCGGAACTGCTCGTCGGGGCGGTCGTCATCGTCCTCGTCCTGCTCGTCGACCTCCGGAGCGCGATCGGGTTCTCCTCGTTCGGCGTCCTGCTCTACTACGTGGTCGCCAACGTCGCGGCGTACCGCCAGACGCGCGAGCACCGACGGTACCCGCGGGCGGTGAGCGTGTTCGGAGCCGTCGGTTGCGTGGTCCTCATGTTCACGCTGCCGCCGACGTCGGTCATCGTGGGCACGGTGGTCGTGCTCCTCGGGTTCGCCGGGCGGGCGATGCTGGCACCTCGACAGGCTCGGTGA
- a CDS encoding GntR family transcriptional regulator: MPVPSANPPVERRSLREVAVERIRTAIFDGTLEPGEHLNDGELQSWLGISRTPIREALNDLARVGLIEMAAQRYTRVALPDPAQRTEVMQTLGAMLGGVVRVTVPGLGATQKKALVRSINQVIVVVEQRDIAEHGRLSWELFDAFIAACPNATLVAATKDIIDGLTYRSSATRTEENTDWAAKEQGYPALREAVEAGDAIAAELAVENIFRLSAQL, translated from the coding sequence ATGCCCGTGCCCTCAGCCAACCCGCCCGTCGAGCGTCGTTCACTCCGCGAGGTCGCCGTCGAGCGCATCCGCACGGCCATCTTCGACGGCACCCTCGAGCCCGGCGAGCACCTCAACGACGGCGAACTGCAGTCCTGGCTCGGGATATCCCGCACGCCGATCCGCGAGGCCCTCAACGACCTCGCCCGCGTCGGCCTCATCGAGATGGCCGCGCAGCGGTACACCCGCGTCGCCCTGCCCGACCCGGCGCAGCGCACCGAGGTCATGCAGACGCTGGGCGCGATGCTCGGCGGTGTCGTCCGCGTCACCGTCCCCGGCCTCGGCGCGACGCAGAAGAAGGCGCTCGTCCGCTCGATCAACCAGGTGATCGTGGTCGTCGAGCAGCGCGACATCGCCGAGCACGGGCGACTCAGCTGGGAGCTCTTCGACGCGTTCATCGCCGCCTGCCCGAACGCCACGCTCGTCGCGGCGACCAAGGACATCATCGACGGCCTCACCTACCGGTCCTCCGCGACGCGCACCGAGGAGAACACCGACTGGGCTGCCAAGGAGCAGGGCTACCCGGCGCTCCGCGAGGCGGTCGAGGCCGGCGACGCGATCGCCGCCGAGCTGGCCGTCGAGAACATCTTCCGCCTCTCCGCGCAGCTGTAG
- a CDS encoding nuclear transport factor 2 family protein, with the protein MRSSAIDTVLAFMRAFREQDRAAAEALMHADFVFTSPQDDHIDRMIWLERCFPSADHFDTPGATLQIVETDGIVLHRYEYVVHGKTYRNMEATRVVDGTVREVEVYFGGAV; encoded by the coding sequence ATGCGTTCATCGGCGATCGACACGGTTCTGGCGTTCATGCGTGCGTTCCGCGAGCAGGATCGCGCTGCTGCCGAGGCGCTCATGCACGCGGACTTCGTCTTCACGAGCCCGCAGGACGACCACATCGACCGAATGATCTGGCTGGAACGCTGCTTCCCGAGCGCCGACCATTTCGACACCCCCGGCGCGACGCTCCAGATCGTCGAGACCGACGGCATCGTCCTCCACCGCTACGAGTACGTCGTGCACGGGAAGACGTACCGCAATATGGAGGCGACTCGTGTCGTCGACGGCACCGTCCGAGAGGTCGAGGTCTACTTCGGTGGCGCCGTCTGA
- a CDS encoding HNH endonuclease signature motif containing protein has product MTSTAPNPLAAAAAGFDAVWQGALDAIRPGSGVAEQLENMNDEAILRVLDELGAVQHAVEVLAARVTGAIALRPSPSRRDGTLVRAAGYANPGVMVSERWRVARARGAAIAEVGAAITQPRGLLGELEECPFPAVAAALEPAASPESSNTDAVPDDTRPSSDGGTPRAPLSVDGAAVIVRELRNAGRICTKPELQAASVIAVEHAAHAPLHDVTRIAKLVRTRLDQDGREPRDELLRRAERCTIHELPTGMTLLRAELAPESAAFIRAGLDALIGATHHKPHFTHPDTADPAHQPDGSGHPMPDGPTLIPTDRRRAIALTETFRHLAGCGRAATELTPVTVIIRTDHDTLETGLGAATIDGVDEPIGPGALRRLAADANLIPMVLSGPSQVLDLGTSTRLFSRGQKLALAERDGGCAWTGCTHPPSFTEAHHIRWWSQGGPTNLDNGILLCPFHHHRIHDDHWTITIQNGIPWFIPPSHIDRHQTPIRGGRLHLAA; this is encoded by the coding sequence ATGACCAGCACCGCACCGAACCCGCTCGCCGCCGCCGCGGCCGGGTTCGATGCGGTCTGGCAGGGCGCGCTCGACGCGATCCGTCCGGGCTCGGGTGTCGCGGAGCAGCTCGAGAACATGAACGACGAGGCGATCCTCCGCGTCCTCGACGAGCTCGGTGCCGTGCAGCATGCGGTCGAGGTCCTCGCCGCCCGCGTCACCGGTGCAATCGCGTTGCGCCCGTCGCCTTCCCGCCGCGACGGCACGCTCGTGCGCGCCGCTGGTTACGCGAACCCGGGTGTCATGGTGTCCGAGCGGTGGCGGGTGGCACGCGCCCGCGGCGCGGCGATCGCGGAGGTCGGTGCTGCGATCACCCAGCCGCGCGGGCTGCTCGGCGAGTTGGAGGAGTGCCCGTTCCCGGCGGTCGCTGCCGCCCTCGAACCGGCCGCCAGTCCCGAGTCATCGAACACCGACGCAGTCCCGGATGACACCCGCCCGTCAAGCGATGGCGGCACACCCAGAGCACCCCTGAGCGTCGACGGTGCCGCGGTCATCGTCCGCGAGCTCCGCAACGCCGGCCGCATCTGCACCAAACCCGAACTCCAGGCGGCATCGGTCATCGCGGTCGAGCACGCCGCCCACGCGCCCCTGCACGACGTCACCCGCATCGCCAAACTCGTCCGCACCCGCCTCGACCAAGACGGCCGCGAACCCCGCGACGAACTCCTCCGCCGAGCAGAACGCTGCACCATCCACGAACTCCCCACCGGCATGACCCTCCTCCGCGCCGAACTCGCCCCAGAAAGCGCCGCCTTCATCCGCGCCGGCCTCGACGCCCTCATCGGCGCCACCCACCACAAACCCCACTTCACCCACCCCGACACGGCCGACCCCGCCCACCAACCCGACGGATCCGGTCACCCCATGCCCGACGGACCCACGCTCATCCCCACCGACCGGCGACGCGCCATCGCCCTCACCGAGACCTTCCGACACCTGGCCGGCTGCGGTCGCGCCGCCACCGAACTCACCCCCGTCACCGTCATCATCCGCACCGACCATGACACCCTCGAAACCGGCCTCGGTGCTGCCACCATCGACGGCGTCGACGAACCCATCGGCCCCGGCGCCCTCCGCCGCCTCGCCGCCGACGCCAACCTCATCCCCATGGTGTTGAGCGGCCCCTCCCAGGTCCTCGACCTCGGCACCAGCACCCGCCTGTTCTCCCGCGGACAGAAACTCGCCCTCGCCGAACGCGACGGCGGCTGCGCCTGGACCGGCTGCACCCACCCACCCTCCTTCACCGAAGCCCACCACATCCGATGGTGGTCCCAAGGCGGACCCACCAACCTCGACAACGGCATACTCCTCTGCCCCTTCCACCACCACCGCATCCACGACGACCACTGGACCATCACCATCCAAAACGGCATCCCCTGGTTCATCCCACCCAGCCACATCGACCGCCACCAAACACCCATCCGAGGCGGACGCCTCCACCTCGCCGCCTGA
- a CDS encoding LacI family DNA-binding transcriptional regulator — MGNDDEKTRVATIFDVARLAGVSHQTVSRVLNDLPNVRPATRQRVEQAIAQLRYTPSQAARSLVTRRSRTIGLITTGGPDYGPSSTALGFNEAARDARYAVSMASMLESDPASLRQAVELLLRQNVEAIVLIAAHRGALDAVRGIELGVPLVAVESSRRDGFHRVSIDQYQGARILVDHLVGLGHRRIVHLAGPADSVDALERVRGWRDALSEHGLVAREPLVGDWTPASGFRLGRELVADLGVGDDDDGRSGERLGEVFTAVFAANDQMALGVIHALSERGLRVPGDVSVVGFDDIPEAEHFAPPLTTMRQDFPALGRTIMSTLLEVLSDADSVGVAHSVPQLIVRESTAAPSA; from the coding sequence CGATCTTCGATGTGGCGCGTCTGGCCGGAGTCTCACACCAGACCGTCTCGCGGGTGCTCAACGATCTGCCGAACGTGCGCCCCGCGACGCGGCAACGGGTCGAGCAGGCGATCGCCCAACTGCGGTACACGCCCTCGCAGGCCGCACGGTCGCTCGTCACCCGCCGTTCACGCACGATCGGTCTGATCACGACCGGTGGGCCGGACTACGGGCCGTCGAGCACGGCGCTCGGCTTCAACGAGGCTGCACGGGATGCCCGGTATGCCGTGAGCATGGCGAGCATGCTGGAGTCGGATCCGGCGTCGCTGCGGCAGGCCGTCGAGTTGCTGCTGCGGCAGAACGTCGAGGCGATCGTGCTCATCGCGGCGCATCGTGGGGCGCTCGACGCGGTGCGCGGGATCGAGCTCGGGGTGCCGCTCGTCGCGGTCGAGTCGAGTCGTCGGGACGGGTTCCACCGTGTCTCCATCGACCAGTACCAGGGGGCGCGGATCCTCGTCGACCACCTCGTCGGGTTGGGGCATCGCCGTATCGTCCATCTCGCGGGTCCGGCGGATTCGGTGGACGCGTTGGAGCGGGTGCGGGGGTGGCGTGACGCGCTGTCCGAGCACGGGCTCGTCGCCCGGGAGCCGTTGGTGGGCGACTGGACGCCGGCGAGCGGGTTCCGGCTCGGGCGGGAGCTCGTGGCGGACCTCGGTGTCGGAGACGATGACGACGGGCGGTCTGGCGAGCGGCTCGGTGAGGTGTTCACGGCCGTGTTCGCGGCGAACGACCAGATGGCGCTCGGGGTGATCCACGCGCTGTCGGAGCGGGGCCTGCGGGTGCCGGGTGATGTGAGCGTCGTCGGGTTCGATGACATCCCGGAGGCTGAGCACTTCGCGCCGCCGCTGACGACGATGCGGCAGGACTTCCCGGCGCTCGGGCGGACGATCATGTCGACGCTGCTCGAGGTGCTGAGCGATGCGGACTCCGTCGGCGTGGCGCATTCGGTGCCGCAGCTCATCGTGCGGGAGTCGACGGCGGCGCCGAGCGCCTGA